The proteins below are encoded in one region of Phaseolus vulgaris cultivar G19833 chromosome 1, P. vulgaris v2.0, whole genome shotgun sequence:
- the LOC137815943 gene encoding secreted RxLR effector protein 78-like codes for MKILSCSINTYFSGYLGLFMLYEQISKVIGKIIDVRQSAFIEGRGLLDSVLIANEVLEEYKRKRKSCIFFKVDYEKAYDSVKWDFIYYMLRRLGFCDRWIRWIKGCLESASVSVLVNGSPTREFLPRKGLRQGDPLAPFLFLIVAEGLAGVTREVEEKKLIDSLEVGKDKVKVNML; via the exons atgaaaatCCTGTCATGTTCCATCAACACTTATTTCTCTGGCTATCTTGGGTTATTTATGCTTTATGAGCAAATAAGTAAG GTGATTGGAAAAATTATTGATGTTAGACAGTCAGCGTTTATTGAAGGGAGAGGTCTGTTGGACAGTGTGCTCATTGCAAATGAGGTGTTAGAGGAGTACAAGAGGAAGAGAAAGAGTTGTATCTTTTTTAAAGTTGACTATGAGAAGGCTTATGATTCGGTGAAATGGGACTTTATCTATTATATGCTTAGGAGGTTGGGTTTCTGCGACCGGTGGATTCGGTGGATAAAGGGATGTTTGGAGTCTGCTTCGGTGTCAGTTTTGGTGAACGGAAGTCCGACTAGGGAGTTCCTTCCCAGAAAGGGCCTTCGTCAGGGCGACCCGCTTGccccttttctctttctcattgTGGCGGAAGGGTTAGCTGGGGTGACTAGGGAGGTAGAAGAAAAGAAGTTGATTGATAGTTTGGAGGTTGGAAAGGATAAAGTAAAGGTGAATATGCTGTAA
- the LOC137815944 gene encoding uncharacterized protein: MLEAKGHDDTPDPDLYFTKADLVGVVLHDNDSIVISVVMVERKVHQALIDQGSSTDVLFWSTFVNLRLSPDQLRSHDKCLVDFAGDQVEVRGYIDLRTTFSDEEAARTIIIRYVVVNIPSSYNLLLGRPSLNRLGAVASTKHMKVKLPSLEGKVITIRSNQKDARKCYERILKNKRSYNIVTISHKGKLAEVLEAELSHRPRPGPDSDIREREIEGKLFKLGTSLGQELQDQIVGVIARHLDVFAWTSTNMPGIDPNFLCHRVTMDNRARPVVQRRRNLIRKGYSQIWMHPNDESKTAFMTELTSYCYKVMPFGLKNVGATYQRLMDMILAPMLGRNVQAYVDDMVVTSQKKRQHVTDLEDLFETKGKYNLKLNPEKCVFRVEGGKFLGFMLIETGIEANPNKCVALIEMRSPATIKEVQQLTGRITTLSCFLSANRDKGYPYFQCLKKNNRFVWTSECEEVFVNLKEYLASPPMLGKPVEGIPLHQYSITDRAISSVIVQDQDQVQKPIYFFRKVLQGPEECYQAIEKTALAVFTARRLRHYFHSFTVIMMTDLPIRKVLHKPNIAGRMVRLSVELSEFDIHYEPRGSINGQVYADFVVELASGDPHPDLRGFRWILSVDASNNQTEYKALIAGMLLSQELGAYNLLVKSDSLLVTEQVMGRYQAKDLQ; encoded by the exons ATGCTAGAGGCAAAAGGTCACGACGACACACCAGATCCGGATCTCTATTTCACTAAGGCAGACTTGGTGGGTGTAGTCCTCCATGACAACGACTCGATAGTGATATCCGTTGTTATGGTCGAAAGAAAGGTGCATCAGGCTCTCATTGACCAAGGGAGCTCGACTGATGTGTTATTTTGGTCCACGTTCGTCAACTTGCGGCTATCCCCCGATCAGCTAAGGTCGCATGACAAATGTTTAGTCGACTTTGCAGGGGACCAAGTGGAGGTTCGAGGTTACATTGACTTAAGGACAACTTTTTCAGATGAGGAAGCTGCCAGGACCATCATCATCAGGTATGTAGTGGTCAATATTCCCTCTTCTTATAACCTGTTGTTAGGAAGGCCCTCGTTGAACAGGTTAGGAGCGGTAGCATCTACGAAGCATATGAAAGTGAAGCTACCATCCCTTGAAGGAAAGGTGATTACGATAAGATCCAATCAGAAAGATGCTCGGAAGTGTTATGAGAGAATCTTAAAGAACAAAAGGAGTTACAACATTGTCACTATTTCTCACAAGGGAAAGTTGGCTGAGGTCTTAGAAGCCGAGCTTAGTCATCGTCCACGGCCGGGACCAGATAGTGACATCCGAGAGAGGGAAATCGAAGGAAAGTTATTCAAGCTCGGCACCTCGTTAGGTCAGGAGCTGCAAGACCAGATAGTTGGGGTGATAGCTAGACACCTGGACGTGTTTGCATGGACCTCCACCAACATGCCAGGAATAGATCCTAATTTCCTGTGCCATAGAGTCACTATGGATAACAGGGCCCGACCGGTAGTTCAGAGAAGGAGGAATTTAATTAGGAAAG GGTACAGTCAGATTTGGATGCACCCCAACGATGAGAGTAAGACTGCTTTCATGACGGAGCTCACCAGCTATTGTTATAAGGTCATGCCCTTTGGCTTAAAAAACGTTGGTGCCACTTATCAGCGTCTGATGGACATGATTCTCGCCCCTATGCTCGGGCGAAATGTACAggcgtacgtagatgacatggttgtCACCTCCCAGAAGAAAAGGCAACATGTGACAGACCTTGAGGATTTGTTTGAGACCAAAGGCAAGTATAACCTGAAGTTAAACCCCGAAAAATGTGTGTTCAGGGTAGAAGGAGGCAAATTCCTTGGGTTCATGCTAATTGAGACGGGCATAGAAGCTAACCCTAATAAGTGCGTCGCCCTCATTgaaatgaggagccccgccactATTAAGGAAGTCCAACAGCTGACTGGGCGGATAACAACTTTATCTTGTTTCCTATCAGCCAACAGAGATAAGGGttacccatatttccagtgcttaAAGAAGAATAATCGCTTTGTGTGGACCTCGGAGTGTGAGGAAGTTTTTGTCAATTTGAAGGAGTATTTGGCTAGTCCTCCTATGCTCGGGAAACCAGTGGAGGGCATTCCTCTTCACCAGTACTCTATCACAGACCGGGCAATTAGCTCAGTGATAGTGCAGGACCAGGATCAGGTACAAAAGCCAATTTACTTCTTCCGCAAGGTGCTACAGGGGCCCGAAGAATGTTACCAGGCAATCGAGAAAACTGCACTCGCAGTGTTCACAGCTAGACGGTTACgacactatttccacagtttcaccGTCATTATGATGACTGATTTGCCTATCCGCAAGGTTTTACATAAACCTAACATAGCAGGGCGCATGGTGCGGTTGTCGGTCGAGCTATCCGAATTTGACATCCATTACGAGCCAAGAGGGTCGATTAATGGGCAGGTATATgctgatttcgtggttgagttggCGTCTGGGGATCCCCACCCAGATCTTAGAGGTTTTCGATGGATATTGTCAGTAGATG ctagcaacaatcagacTGAGTATAAGGCACTGATAGCCGGGATGCTGCTGTCCCAGGAGTTGGGAGCTTATAACCTgttggtgaagagcgactcatTACTTGTTACCGAGCAGGTTATGGGTAGATATCAAGCTAAGGACCTGCAATGA